In Candidatus Saccharimonadia bacterium, a single genomic region encodes these proteins:
- the ychF gene encoding redox-regulated ATPase YchF, which translates to MSLSLGIVGLPNVGKSTLFNALTKNNVLAANYPFATIEPNVGIVAPPDPRLAALAELYHTEKIVPATVTFVDIAGIVRGASEGQGMGNKFLSHIREASAIVQVVRAFSDPNVLHVDGDPNPLRDIETINTELILADLATVDARLRRLEGDAKRDPKTFGQVLEITQKAREILDHGQLLGSAGLDLDLLKDLNLLSAKPFIFVFNIDEQDLNNKIMQNDLAKLVAPASSIFLCAQIEAELIDLPNDEAQELLAELGSTQSGLDQLAHAGFGTLGLQTYLTAGPKEVRAWTIPRDATAPEAAGVIHTDFQKGFIKAEIVSYDDLMAAGSLPAARAAGKARLEGKDYLMQDGDVVEFRFNV; encoded by the coding sequence ATGTCACTTTCCCTCGGCATCGTCGGCCTGCCCAACGTCGGCAAATCCACCCTCTTCAACGCGCTCACCAAGAACAATGTCTTGGCGGCCAACTACCCCTTTGCCACCATCGAGCCCAACGTCGGCATCGTGGCCCCACCCGATCCCCGCCTCGCAGCCCTCGCCGAGCTCTACCACACCGAGAAAATCGTGCCCGCCACGGTCACCTTCGTCGATATCGCCGGCATCGTACGCGGCGCCAGCGAGGGCCAGGGCATGGGCAACAAATTCCTCAGCCACATCCGCGAAGCCAGCGCCATCGTGCAGGTCGTGCGCGCCTTCTCTGACCCCAATGTGCTGCACGTCGACGGTGACCCCAATCCCCTGCGCGACATCGAAACCATCAACACCGAGCTCATCCTCGCCGATCTCGCCACCGTCGACGCCCGCCTGCGCCGGCTCGAAGGCGACGCCAAGCGCGACCCCAAAACCTTCGGACAGGTCCTCGAAATCACTCAAAAAGCTCGCGAAATTCTCGACCACGGACAGCTCCTCGGCAGCGCCGGCCTCGATCTTGATTTGCTCAAAGACCTAAATTTACTCTCTGCCAAGCCATTTATTTTTGTGTTCAACATTGATGAACAAGATTTGAACAATAAAATTATGCAAAATGATCTGGCCAAATTAGTCGCTCCTGCCAGCAGTATTTTCTTGTGCGCACAGATCGAAGCCGAGCTCATTGACCTCCCGAACGACGAAGCCCAAGAGCTGCTCGCCGAGCTCGGCAGCACCCAATCTGGCCTCGACCAACTCGCCCACGCCGGCTTTGGCACACTCGGCCTGCAGACATACCTCACCGCCGGCCCCAAAGAAGTCCGCGCCTGGACCATCCCCCGCGATGCCACCGCCCCCGAAGCCGCCGGCGTCATTCACACCGATTTTCAAAAAGGCTTTATCAAAGCCGAAATCGTCAGCTACGACGACCTCATGGCCGCCGGCTCCCTGCCCGCTGCCCGCGCCGCCGGCAAGGCGCGGCTGGAAGGCAAAGATTACCTCATGCAAGACGGCGACGTAGTCGAATTCCGCTTTAATG